Genomic DNA from Mycolicibacterium helvum:
ATCTGATCTTCTTCGAAGGTGTCCTGCCCACCGACGGTCGGCTGCAGACCGTCGATGTCCGCGACGTGGCGTTCGCGTTCGCCGCGGCCACCACCGCCGACGTCGTGGGTCAGACACTGCTGATCGGCGGTGACGACAGTCATCGGCTGCGCCAAGGTGACATCGGGCAATCCACCACCGCGGCGATGGGACTGGTCGGGGCGCTACCACCAGGACGTAAGGGCAACCCGAACGACGACGGCGGCTGGTTCGCCACCGACTGGATGGACTCGGCGACGGCCCAGCAGGTGCTCAAACACCAGCACTACTCGTGGCCGGAGATGCTGGCCGAGACCGCGAACAAGGTGGGCTGGAAGCGCTACGCGTTCCGGGTGATCGCACCGCTGGCCCGGGAGTACCTCAAGCGCCAGTCGCCGTACTTCGGCAAACCACCCGGGTATGGCAACCCGTGGGAGGCGGTCAGGAACAAGTGGGGTGCCCCGGAGAACGACGGGAAGGTGTCATGACCGAACAGGTAGCGGTGATTATCGGGGGTGCCTCCGGGATCGGCTGGGCGACGGCGCAGACCCTGGCAGCCCAAGGCGCGCGGGTGACGATCGCCGACCGCAACACCGAGCTGGCGCAGGAACGAGCCACCACGCTGGGTGCGCCGCACACCTGGGCAGCCGTCGAGGTCACTGACGAAGCCGCAGTGGCACGGCTTTTCGACGATGTGGTCGCTCGAGAGGGTGGGCTGCACGTGGTGGTGAACTGCGCCGGGTTCAGTGGGTTCGGGCTCGTCACCGAGCTGGACGCCGAGCAGTTCCGCTCGGTGGTGGACGTGTGCCTCAACGGTGCGTTCCTGGTGATCAAACATGCCGGGCGCCATCTCGGCGAGGGCGGCGCCCTGGTGTCGCTGACATCGCTGAACGGCCGCCAGCCGGCGATCGGGATGAGCGCATACTGCGCGGCCAAGGCCGGCCTGTCGATGCTCACACAGGTGGCGGCCCTTGAGTTGGGCCCGCGTGGCATCCGGGTCAACGCCGTCGCACCCGGCTTCGTCCACACCCCGCTGACCGAGGGCGCGGCCGTGGTCCCCGGTGTCGTCGACGAGTACGTCGAGAACACCGCGCTGGGCCGGGCGGGAACCCCGCAGGACATCGCCGACGCGGTGGCCTTCCTGTGTTCATCCCAATCGTCGTGGCTCACCGGCGAGATCCTCGACCTCAACGGTGGCGCACACCTGAAGCGCTACCCCAACATTGCGGAGCACCTGACCCGACTGATGAATCAGTAGTTCGGTGAAAACCGAGTTCACCCTCACCCAGAAGCGCGCGCTGGCGGTCATCACCCTGCTCGCTCTGGTGTTGGGTGCCTACTTCCTGCGGCACTACTTCATCCTGGTGGTGATCGCTGCCATCGTCGCCTATCTGTTCACCCCGGTGTACGACCGGTGCCGGCGCCGATTCGGGTCGGGGCTGTCGGCGACGTGTACGGTGCTGGTCGCGCTGGCGACCGTCATCATCCCGGTCGGCGCGCTGTTAACGCTTGCGGTACTGCAGATTTCGCACATGCTGGTGCACGTAGCGGACTGGGTGCAGAACGCCGACATGTCCACAGTCGGTGATCACGCGCTGACGTACGTCAACCGGGCGCTGGCCAAACTGCCCTTCGGGCACTTCTCGGTCACCACCGAGTCGGTGCGGGACAACATGGTCAGCGTCTCGCAAGCCGTCGGACGGTGGCTACTGCACGCATTGCAGGGCGCCGCGGGCGGGGCGATCGGCGTGATCACGTCGTCGATCATCTTCTTGTACGTCCTGGTCTCGCTGCTGACCAACTCCGACCAGCTGCTACTTCTGATCCGCCGGCTCAACCCGTTGGGCGAGGAAGTCACCGACCTCTATCTGGCCAAGATGGGCGCGATGGTGAAGGGAACTGTCAAGGGCCAGTTCATCATCGCGCTGGTCCAAGGTGTGCTGGGCGCGGCGTCCATCTACATCGGCGGCTTCCACAACGGCTTCTTCATCTTCGCGATATTCCTGACCGCGCTGTCGGTCATCCCGCTGGGCAGCGGCATCGTCACCATCCCGTTCGGCATCGGGATGATGTTCTTCGGCAACATCGGCGGCGGTCTGTTCGTGGTGCTGTTCCACCTCATCGGCGTCACCAACATCGACAACTTCCTGCGGCCCATCCTGGTGCCCCGTGAAGCGCGGTTGGACCCCGCCCTCATGCTGCTGGCCGTCTTCTCCGGCATCGCGATGTTCGGGTTTTGGGGCATCGTGCTGGGCCCGGTGCTGATGATCATCATCGTCACGACGATCTCGGTGTACCTCGCCGTATACAAGGGCGTGGAGATGACCGTGCACGAACCAACCGAGAAGCGCGGCCGCCGATTCGGGCGACGAGTCAAAGCCGGGGCCGAGAAGACCGCGGCCGGCACCGACGCCAACCCGGCTGACGACGGCTAGGACAACGTCTTCTCACCGACCCCAGTACCATTCTGCGGGTGGTCGACGAGGGTGAACACGTGGTCGATTGTGGCAACGTCACAGCCGCCTGAGCGCATCGCCGCCGAGCGCTGGTTCCTGACTCGCGGGCTCTCGTCGGTGTTGACCAACCGGGCGCGGTGGCGACGTCTGTGGCCGCGATCGGCACCCGCCCTGTCGGCGTTCGCGACGGTCATGGTGTCCACTGTCCTGGTCAAACTCGCCGGGGCCACCACCTACCAGCAGACCGACGACGACAACCCGTCGGCCGCCCAGTGGGTACTGATCGCGATCGTGGCCGGGGTGATTCCGGTGGCCCTGCTGGTCGGAAAGACGGTCGGGCGGATCACCGAGGACCGCCGACGTGCAGCCGCCGCAGTGGCGGCGATCGTCGTTGCGCTGGTATGCGATGTCTTCAACGGTCCGACATCACATCCGCTGGCCGACGTGGGGTCCACGATCTTCGCCGTCATCACGCTATTGGGGCTCAACGGCCTGGGGATCGGCGCGGTTCTGGGCTGGGCAGGGCGGCTGACCGGCGAACACTTGGCGTCGGTGGGCGGGTTGTTCGCGCGAGCCCTGCCGGTGGTGCTGCTCACCGTGTTGGTGTTCTTCAACGGACCGGTGTGGTCGATGGCGGCGACGATCACCCGCGAACGGCTGCTCGCGGTCGCCCTGTTCATGACGTCGATCGCGGTCATCTTCCTCTACACCGGCATCGTCGAGCGCATTCAGCCACTGCTGGGCTCGACGACTCTGCGCGAGGGCGACCAGCAGCAGCTCGTGGGAACGCCGTTCGAGACGATGCCGGATCCGCCGAGCGGCTTTCCGCTGCGCACACTCGAACGAATCAACGTCATCTTTGTGGTGGTCGCGTCCGCGGTGGCACAGATCGCCTCGGTCGCACTGGTGACCATGATGATCTTCTTGATCATGGGCCTCCTGGCGCTGACCCCAGACCTGATGGCGGACTGGACTCATCACGGACCGGAAACATCGGCCTGGTTGGGCATCACGATACCGATCCCTCCGGCGTTGCTGCACGTCACCATGTTCTTGGGTGCACTGACGTTCATGTACATCAGTGCGCTGTCGGTCAACGACAAGAGGTACCGCACCCAGTTCCTCGATCCCCTGTTCGACAAGCTGCGACTAACGCTGGTAGCGCGCAACAGGTATCGCCAGTACATCGCCGCCGGCGCGCGCTGAAACCTCCGCGGCGGGATGCTGCTTTGATCCATCCGGCGCGTTGTGCAACGATCGGCTCGATGAAGATCGTTGCCCGCCTTGGCATTCTGCTAACCGTATTGATCGCCGCCGTCATAGCCATGGGTGCCGTACCCGCCTCCGCGGCGACACCGGACTGGTCGGGCCTCGACGCACGCCACCACGACGGCCCGATCCCGGCGCCGGGCGGCTTGATCCAGGCCGTGCCTCTGGACCCGGCACTGTCGGTCGCCGGAGCGGGTGCCGCCTATCGCATCCTCTACGCCACCACCAACCAGCACGGCGCGCCCGCGGTCAGCACTGCCGTGGTCTTCACGCCGAAAAATCCTGCACCGCAGGGTGGTTGGCCTGTGGTCGCATGGGCCCACGGGACTGTGGGCTTGGGTGACGACTGCACACCGTCGGCCTTGCCACGCAGCCCACGCGACAACGAATACCTCTCCCACTGGCTCGACCAAGGCTATGCCGTCGTGGGCACCGATTACGCCGGCCTGGGAACACCGGGCTTGATGAGCTACCTCAACAGCGTCACCACCGCGCATGCCGTCGTCGACTCGGTGATCGCGATGCATCACATGGATCTTCCGTTGTCCCCGGAATGGGTCATCATCGGGCAGTCCCAGGGTGGCGGGGCCGCAGTCAACAGTGCGCGCTGGGCAACCGAATTCAGCGCCGGCTCGGGCCTGGACTACCGCGGTGTGGTTGCCACCGGCACCCCGGCCAACATCGAGGCGGTCGTCAAGCTCGGCGGACCCGACCTCGACCTTCCTGCTGAACTGGGGCCCGCCGCCAACAGCTACACCGCCTACATCCTGGCCGGGATCAGGGAGGCCAACCCCGGGCTCGACATCGACTCGGTGCTCTCACCAGCCGGGCGCGAGGCCGTGGACGAGGCCGAAACGCTGTGCAAACCCGAGCTGGACAAGGCCTTACGAGGCATGACACCGACCGGATTCTTCCGCGCACCGCTTGCCACGCTGCCCGGCATCGACGCGGCACTGGACGCCTACATGGGGACCCCGGTGACCGGGTATGACCGGCCCATCTTCCTCGGGGCGGGGCTGCTCGACACCGACGTGCCCGCGTCTTCCTCGATGCTGCTGTTCGATCAGTTGCGCTCCAACAACCAGGACGTGATTCTCAAGATCTACCCCGAAGAGGACCACAGTGGCACCGTGTTGGCGTCACTGGCCGACTCCACCCCGTTCGTCCATCAACTCTTCTTCGGCGATTCCTGATCGGGAGCGGGCATCCGCGCCCGCAGGCTGTCATAAATCGGCGGCGACCCCACGACTTTGGCCGCCAACACCGCAGCCGCTGTCGCGGCCATCATCGGGACGAGGGCCTCGGTCGTGGCCGTCATCTCCACGACAAGAACCAACCCGGTCACGGGGGCGCGCACGGTGGCAGCGAAAAACGCAGCCATTCCAGCCAGCACCATCGGAACCGCCAATGACGCTGCGGCCGCCGGCCACCCGGCGTTAACTCCCCCGACGAACAGCATCGCCCACAGCGCGCCCACGGCTAGCAAAGGCGCGAAGAGCCCGCCCGGCACCGCGGCCGCGTACGACAACGGGCCCGCGACGAACCGCACAACGAGATATCCGATGACGACGGTCAAGACGATGTGACGCCCGGCGAGGATCGACTGCGTCAAGGTGTCGCCGCCACCCACCGCCAGCGGGTAGACGAACATCGCCAGACCGATGATCGCACCGATGATGGTCGCCCTGACGACGATGGGGATTCGGCGCAGCGCCGCGACGCTGTCGAGGAACCACAACACCAACCTGTTGTAGGCCGCGCCCAGAACACCCGTAAGCAATCCGAACACGACGAAGAGCGGAAGCCAAGCCAGCGCCGGGGCCCCGATCGGCTGGACGTGAAAATCAGGGTGGTTCCCCAGCACGAGCCGAGAGCACGACACCGCCGCCGTCGCCGCGCACAGCGTCGCCAGCACGGTGGTGAAGCGGAACGCCTTCGTGACCTCTTCGAGGGTGAACAGGGTGCCACCGATCGGTGCGTTGAATGCGACCGCCAGGCCGGCACCACCCAATGCCGTCTGCATCATCCTGGCGTCGGAGTCGGGCAGCCGAGCCCACCGCGCTGCTTCGGCGCCGATCGCCGCACCCATGTGCACCGTCGGACCTTCGCGGCCCAACACGAGTCCCGAGCCGATGCTCAGCACACCGCCGACGAACTTCGCCGGAAGCAGCCGCAGCAGCGGTGGCCTGGCCGTGCCGAGAAAGACAGCCTCGACGTCCTGGATACCGCTTCCAGCCGCAAGTGGCTCCCACCGCACGATCACGGCAGCAAGCGTGGCGCCGACTGCGGCGGCGGCCATCGGGACGAGCCAGCCCGGTCCGGGCAAGGTGTGAGCCCATTCGACGAGATCGATGCGCAGGCGGTCGGCTTGGTTCAGACACCAGCGGAAGGCACCGCCGACGAAGCCGATCACCACCCCGGCGATGATCGCGGTGACGCAGATGAGCACCGAACCCCGCACGGAATCAGAGGGGGGATCACCCGGGCTTGCCGTCGGCCGGGTCATCGCACCGCGCACACGAATCCGACGAGCACCTGTTCTCCTCCACCGTCCGAGGGCGACCCCAGCCGCACAGATCGCTGTGATGCTACGCGAACGTGCTCACAAGGGCGGTGGGTCGTCGTCTGACCCGGTACTCCTCAAGCTTCCCGGCGGGCAGCGGATCTCATCCCGGACCGAGCAGGAGGTCAAGGTGGCTAGTCGACCTGTTTGTACCAGGAGATCACGACCATCACCATCGCGGCGACCAGGGCGACGATCACCCACAGCACCAGGCTCACGTCGATCCATGCGCCCGGCGGCGGTGCGCCGGGCAGGATATTGCGCAGCGGCACAATGGCGAACAGCATTGCGGCGTACCACGTTGCGAACGGCATCTGGAATTGCTTGCGCCTGGTGATCACCAATACCGAGGTGAAGATGGCGATGGTCGGCAGCGTGAGCAGGACGACGACAATGCCGAGGTCGAATGCCAGCGGACCGAGCGCGCGGCTGAATGTGACCTGCGTGGCGTCACCATCACCCTTGGCGTTCGGCGACGGCGCCACTTGCTCGCTGGACAGGTCCCAGCCCTGCAGAGCGCCGGCGATCTGGACCTTGGCCGGGATGATCTTGCGATCCTCGCCCTCCCCGACCAGCAGGTCGGCGCTGATGCCTTGGGTCTCGTAGCGATCGAACGGCCAGGTGTTCACATCACCGTCGACGTCAATGGTCGTCGTCACCTCGGCCGGTGCCGCACCTGCCGGAAACTTCAAGTCTCCCAAGGAGTTCCACGGGTGCAACCGCACCGCGATGTCTTCCTTGAGAGTGTCCAACTTGTCGTCGACCAGGGAGTCCGCCGGGATGACAAGCACTTTGGCGTCGACCTTGTAGTCGACAGTACGCAGTGCCTGCAGCGTGATCAGGACCGTCGTCTCTGATCCGTTGCCTTCGCCCGATGCCTCGAGTTCCTTGGCCGAACCGGACAGCCACCAGTAGCCGAACAAGGTGACGAAGTAGGCGAGCAGCACAACGAGCACGGTGACGATGGCGGCCGTGCGCTTGGGCGCCGGCTTGGAGCGCGCCGGGGTCGCCGGCTCGGCAGGGGTTGTGGTCACGCGGGAAATGTTATAGGGGCCCG
This window encodes:
- a CDS encoding SDR family NAD(P)-dependent oxidoreductase, with the translated sequence MTEQVAVIIGGASGIGWATAQTLAAQGARVTIADRNTELAQERATTLGAPHTWAAVEVTDEAAVARLFDDVVAREGGLHVVVNCAGFSGFGLVTELDAEQFRSVVDVCLNGAFLVIKHAGRHLGEGGALVSLTSLNGRQPAIGMSAYCAAKAGLSMLTQVAALELGPRGIRVNAVAPGFVHTPLTEGAAVVPGVVDEYVENTALGRAGTPQDIADAVAFLCSSQSSWLTGEILDLNGGAHLKRYPNIAEHLTRLMNQ
- a CDS encoding AI-2E family transporter, which codes for MKTEFTLTQKRALAVITLLALVLGAYFLRHYFILVVIAAIVAYLFTPVYDRCRRRFGSGLSATCTVLVALATVIIPVGALLTLAVLQISHMLVHVADWVQNADMSTVGDHALTYVNRALAKLPFGHFSVTTESVRDNMVSVSQAVGRWLLHALQGAAGGAIGVITSSIIFLYVLVSLLTNSDQLLLLIRRLNPLGEEVTDLYLAKMGAMVKGTVKGQFIIALVQGVLGAASIYIGGFHNGFFIFAIFLTALSVIPLGSGIVTIPFGIGMMFFGNIGGGLFVVLFHLIGVTNIDNFLRPILVPREARLDPALMLLAVFSGIAMFGFWGIVLGPVLMIIIVTTISVYLAVYKGVEMTVHEPTEKRGRRFGRRVKAGAEKTAAGTDANPADDG
- a CDS encoding alpha/beta hydrolase family protein yields the protein MGAVPASAATPDWSGLDARHHDGPIPAPGGLIQAVPLDPALSVAGAGAAYRILYATTNQHGAPAVSTAVVFTPKNPAPQGGWPVVAWAHGTVGLGDDCTPSALPRSPRDNEYLSHWLDQGYAVVGTDYAGLGTPGLMSYLNSVTTAHAVVDSVIAMHHMDLPLSPEWVIIGQSQGGGAAVNSARWATEFSAGSGLDYRGVVATGTPANIEAVVKLGGPDLDLPAELGPAANSYTAYILAGIREANPGLDIDSVLSPAGREAVDEAETLCKPELDKALRGMTPTGFFRAPLATLPGIDAALDAYMGTPVTGYDRPIFLGAGLLDTDVPASSSMLLFDQLRSNNQDVILKIYPEEDHSGTVLASLADSTPFVHQLFFGDS
- a CDS encoding ClC family H(+)/Cl(-) exchange transporter: MTRPTASPGDPPSDSVRGSVLICVTAIIAGVVIGFVGGAFRWCLNQADRLRIDLVEWAHTLPGPGWLVPMAAAAVGATLAAVIVRWEPLAAGSGIQDVEAVFLGTARPPLLRLLPAKFVGGVLSIGSGLVLGREGPTVHMGAAIGAEAARWARLPDSDARMMQTALGGAGLAVAFNAPIGGTLFTLEEVTKAFRFTTVLATLCAATAAVSCSRLVLGNHPDFHVQPIGAPALAWLPLFVVFGLLTGVLGAAYNRLVLWFLDSVAALRRIPIVVRATIIGAIIGLAMFVYPLAVGGGDTLTQSILAGRHIVLTVVIGYLVVRFVAGPLSYAAAVPGGLFAPLLAVGALWAMLFVGGVNAGWPAAAASLAVPMVLAGMAAFFAATVRAPVTGLVLVVEMTATTEALVPMMAATAAAVLAAKVVGSPPIYDSLRARMPAPDQESPKKS
- a CDS encoding DUF4436 domain-containing protein, which translates into the protein MTTTPAEPATPARSKPAPKRTAAIVTVLVVLLAYFVTLFGYWWLSGSAKELEASGEGNGSETTVLITLQALRTVDYKVDAKVLVIPADSLVDDKLDTLKEDIAVRLHPWNSLGDLKFPAGAAPAEVTTTIDVDGDVNTWPFDRYETQGISADLLVGEGEDRKIIPAKVQIAGALQGWDLSSEQVAPSPNAKGDGDATQVTFSRALGPLAFDLGIVVVLLTLPTIAIFTSVLVITRRKQFQMPFATWYAAMLFAIVPLRNILPGAPPPGAWIDVSLVLWVIVALVAAMVMVVISWYKQVD